The proteins below come from a single Chitinophaga pinensis DSM 2588 genomic window:
- the secG gene encoding preprotein translocase subunit SecG: MLLIFGILIILACVLLGFFVLVQNPKGGGLSGTLGGFGNQVMGVRQTTDVLEKGTWVLSAIIAVLCLTSSLFISRGTTSEQRKAIMEQNAAAPAPAQTPATPLQSQPAPAADSNK, encoded by the coding sequence ATGTTATTGATTTTCGGCATTTTAATCATCCTGGCCTGTGTGCTTTTGGGTTTTTTCGTACTGGTACAGAACCCGAAAGGTGGTGGGTTATCCGGTACCCTGGGTGGATTTGGTAACCAGGTGATGGGCGTACGCCAGACTACAGATGTACTTGAAAAAGGTACCTGGGTACTGTCAGCTATCATTGCCGTACTGTGTCTGACTTCTTCCCTGTTTATTTCCAGAGGTACTACTTCTGAACAGAGAAAAGCAATCATGGAGCAGAACGCAGCCGCTCCGGCTCCGGCACAAACTCCAGCAACGCCACTTCAGAGCCAGCCAGCTCCAGCTGCTGACTCGAACAAATAA
- the mltG gene encoding endolytic transglycosylase MltG, producing the protein MAKKSKAKKSPAKNLWIKRLLVAAAAILAGLLVYVVYYVFGPNTKAFGDSKFFYIRTGSTYGTVLEGLEEQGIIRSKLSFEVVATQLGYRDRVKAGKYKISRGMSNFEIVKLLRSGHQTPVNLTITKLRTKQDLVRKICSNLEADSATFRALLSDQVYLRQFGLDTNTVMSAFLPNSYQFYWNTTAENAFKKIEKESDAFWNDTRKAAAQRLGLTPTQVVILASIVDEETNKNDEKPLISSVYLNRFRKGMRLQADPTVKFALQDFSIRRIREGHIAFESPYNTYQVTGLPPGPICTPSIKSIEAVLNTPETDYIYFCAKADFSGYHAFAASYAEHMKNAHAFHQALNARGI; encoded by the coding sequence ATGGCAAAGAAAAGCAAAGCAAAAAAAAGTCCAGCTAAGAACCTTTGGATCAAACGTCTGCTCGTAGCTGCCGCCGCCATCCTCGCCGGCCTGCTGGTATACGTTGTATATTATGTCTTTGGTCCAAATACAAAAGCCTTCGGCGATAGCAAGTTCTTTTACATCCGCACCGGCAGCACTTATGGCACCGTACTGGAAGGACTGGAAGAACAAGGCATTATCCGCAGCAAACTCAGTTTTGAAGTAGTCGCCACTCAATTAGGCTACCGCGACCGCGTGAAAGCCGGTAAATACAAAATCAGCAGAGGCATGAGCAATTTTGAGATCGTAAAACTGCTGCGTTCGGGTCACCAGACGCCTGTGAACCTCACGATCACTAAACTGCGCACCAAACAGGACCTGGTCAGAAAGATCTGTTCTAACCTGGAAGCAGACTCCGCTACTTTCCGCGCCCTGCTGAGCGACCAGGTATACCTGCGCCAGTTCGGACTCGATACCAATACCGTTATGAGCGCTTTCCTGCCAAATAGTTACCAGTTCTACTGGAACACGACCGCAGAAAATGCCTTCAAAAAAATCGAAAAGGAAAGCGACGCTTTCTGGAACGATACCCGTAAAGCCGCTGCACAGCGACTGGGTCTGACGCCGACACAGGTAGTGATCCTCGCTTCTATCGTTGATGAAGAAACCAACAAAAACGATGAGAAGCCGCTTATCTCCAGCGTATACCTGAACCGCTTCCGCAAAGGAATGCGTCTCCAGGCAGATCCGACCGTTAAATTTGCGTTGCAGGACTTCTCCATCAGAAGGATCCGCGAAGGACACATTGCCTTTGAATCTCCTTACAATACCTATCAGGTGACCGGTCTGCCACCAGGCCCCATCTGTACACCTTCTATCAAATCAATTGAAGCCGTACTGAACACACCTGAAACTGATTATATCTATTTTTGTGCAAAGGCCGATTTCTCCGGATATCACGCCTTTGCCGCCTCCTACGCAGAGCACATGAAAAATGCACACGCATTCCATCAGGCGCTGAATGCTAGAGGCATATAA
- a CDS encoding YihY/virulence factor BrkB family protein, which translates to MPFRPENIIFHSKPFRKLVDISKTLVLPGFEGVPLYDVIKFFLKEMRNQSLGERAAAISFNFLLAIPPFFIFLFTLVPYIPMQNVEATLYELAEDVTPNYNTYIIIRDMIHDFLYTHHNGLLSLAFIMGFFTSSNAVMGIARSFNKKLPGFRRRKWWQKRLMALKLTLILIILLLLTIILIIAQGTVLGYIFNYLGITDKRILSLADVARWILIGLLFFSMLSVIYRFVPATVKKWKFITAGSTFAAILMILVTILFSYFVNNFGNYNKIYGSVGTILILMLSVYFYSFILLIGFELNASIRILKEIANLRKEDLPMEVQGLS; encoded by the coding sequence ATGCCTTTCAGACCAGAAAACATCATCTTCCATTCAAAGCCTTTCCGCAAACTCGTAGATATCAGCAAGACACTGGTATTACCGGGATTTGAAGGAGTGCCGTTGTATGATGTGATCAAGTTCTTTCTGAAAGAAATGCGTAATCAAAGCCTGGGGGAACGGGCAGCAGCCATTTCATTCAACTTTCTGCTGGCTATTCCCCCATTCTTTATCTTCCTCTTCACACTCGTCCCCTACATACCGATGCAAAACGTAGAGGCCACCTTGTATGAGTTAGCAGAAGATGTGACCCCAAATTACAATACCTACATTATCATACGGGATATGATCCATGACTTCCTGTATACTCACCATAATGGCTTGCTGTCCCTCGCATTTATTATGGGCTTCTTTACTTCATCCAATGCAGTAATGGGTATCGCCAGGTCGTTCAATAAAAAACTCCCGGGATTCCGTCGCAGAAAGTGGTGGCAGAAGCGTCTCATGGCATTAAAGCTGACACTTATTCTCATCATACTACTGCTCCTTACAATCATTCTCATCATCGCACAGGGTACTGTACTGGGATATATTTTCAATTATCTTGGTATCACAGATAAGCGGATCCTTTCACTGGCAGACGTTGCCAGATGGATTTTAATCGGCCTGCTGTTCTTTTCCATGCTGTCGGTAATCTATCGTTTTGTCCCAGCGACAGTAAAGAAGTGGAAGTTTATTACTGCCGGATCAACGTTTGCTGCTATTCTGATGATTTTAGTAACAATCCTGTTTTCCTACTTCGTAAATAACTTTGGGAATTACAATAAAATCTACGGTTCCGTTGGAACGATTCTTATATTGATGCTCTCAGTATATTTCTATTCTTTCATTTTGCTGATAGGATTCGAGTTGAATGCGAGTATCCGAATTCTTAAAGAAATCGCCAATCTGCGCAAAGAAGATTTACCAATGGAAGTACAGGGATTATCCTGA
- a CDS encoding redoxin domain-containing protein: MKTLHCLLFLSCWLMAMRAPADLPLEIGAPLPKADLVLQDCSGKEITLNKAKMNNGLLVMFSGNTCPYIERNQLRTQEICKYALSNNIGVVLVNSNIAAADEKAILTAMKTYATDQQYNWYYVADKKAELADAFEANHTPECYLFNQQAKLVYKGAIDDNPGNAEAVKMRHLHNAINDMLAGKVVKVNSTMALGCNIKRF, translated from the coding sequence ATGAAAACACTACACTGTCTACTTTTTCTTAGTTGCTGGCTAATGGCCATGCGCGCTCCAGCTGATCTGCCACTGGAGATAGGTGCACCGTTGCCGAAAGCAGATCTTGTATTACAGGATTGCTCAGGTAAGGAAATTACTTTGAATAAGGCAAAAATGAATAACGGCTTGCTGGTGATGTTCTCTGGCAATACCTGTCCCTATATTGAAAGAAATCAGCTGAGAACACAGGAGATCTGCAAGTATGCGCTCAGTAATAATATCGGCGTGGTACTGGTCAATTCCAATATTGCGGCAGCAGATGAAAAAGCAATACTGACGGCGATGAAAACATATGCTACTGACCAGCAGTATAACTGGTATTATGTAGCAGATAAAAAAGCGGAATTAGCGGACGCTTTTGAGGCGAATCATACGCCAGAGTGTTATCTATTCAACCAGCAGGCGAAACTCGTTTATAAGGGCGCTATTGATGATAATCCGGGTAATGCGGAGGCAGTGAAGATGCGACATCTGCACAATGCGATCAATGATATGCTGGCAGGAAAGGTTGTAAAGGTAAATTCAACAATGGCGTTGGGATGTAATATCAAGCGGTTTTAA
- a CDS encoding M14 family metallopeptidase yields MRKLLLSSLLLLFVQMGFSQTLPTPDQFLGYALGTQFTPYHRVLDYFKAVAAVTPNMQFTQYGTTYEGRPLMLAVISAPENMAKTEEIRQHNLDLSFGTGKPAASDPVIVWLSYNVHGNEAVSTEAAMSTLYLLANKANTETQEWLKKVVVLIDPCLNPDGRERYVNFYNQVHTRYADPLLFAREHNEPWPGGRANHYYFDLNRDWAWQTQRESQQRVAQYSRWMPQVHVDFHEQSIDAPYYFAPAAEPFHDIIKPWQRSMQMLIGKNNARYFDKEGWLYFTKEFFDMFYPSYGDTYPTYNGAIGMTYEQGGGGRAGLAGLKQDGDTLTLSQRIAHHRTTGLSTIEIASQQSSQLLNEYSRYFYEAVHTPEGPYQSYVIKAAGNNEKLASLGVLLNRNGIRFGYGAGVAKAIGFNYFNGKTESFTIDKEDMVISAAQARSNLLKVLFEPDSRLTDSVTYDITAWSLPYAYGLQTYALRQSLTPAKDSLQVTVNTALAAVRPYAYLARWNSIKDVRFLSALLQKKIRVRYAEGAFMAGGKNFPAGTLIITRSGNEAANGQFDEQVVLLADTYKTTLDAVTTGFVEKGVDFGSEKVRFIKPVRIAVAMGEGVSSLAAGEVWHFFEQQINYPLTVVDVKQLPNVNWKALDVLILPDGNYRYLADKDFANKLRDWVTGGGKLIVMQDALAQIAGLDWGIHQKKLEEEKDEKKDEYALLKSYANREREGVKQLIPGAIYKVQLDNTHPLAFGFPSVYYTLKQDSRIYEYLEEGGWNVGIIKKDNYLSGFVGTEMRKKLKDGLIFGVKEMGEGKIVLMADDPLFRSFWENGKLLFGNALFMVW; encoded by the coding sequence ATGCGCAAATTGCTGTTATCATCCCTACTACTGCTCTTCGTGCAGATGGGGTTTTCCCAGACCCTGCCTACACCTGACCAGTTCCTCGGTTATGCGCTCGGGACACAATTCACGCCCTATCACCGCGTACTGGACTATTTCAAAGCCGTTGCCGCTGTTACACCCAACATGCAGTTTACCCAATACGGTACTACTTACGAAGGCCGCCCACTGATGCTGGCGGTGATTTCTGCTCCGGAAAATATGGCTAAGACAGAAGAGATCAGGCAACACAATCTTGACCTGTCTTTTGGTACAGGCAAACCTGCTGCCAGCGATCCTGTTATTGTATGGCTTAGTTACAATGTACATGGTAATGAAGCGGTATCTACAGAAGCTGCGATGAGTACCTTGTATCTGCTGGCCAATAAAGCCAATACAGAAACACAGGAGTGGCTGAAGAAGGTCGTTGTACTCATTGATCCCTGTCTGAATCCTGATGGAAGGGAACGTTACGTTAACTTCTATAACCAGGTACATACCCGTTATGCTGATCCACTACTTTTTGCACGTGAACACAATGAACCATGGCCAGGCGGAAGAGCCAATCACTATTATTTTGATCTGAACAGGGATTGGGCCTGGCAGACGCAGCGGGAATCGCAGCAACGTGTAGCTCAGTACAGCCGCTGGATGCCACAGGTACACGTGGATTTCCATGAACAATCTATTGATGCGCCTTACTACTTCGCTCCGGCAGCAGAACCCTTTCATGATATCATCAAACCCTGGCAGCGTAGTATGCAGATGCTGATCGGTAAGAACAATGCACGCTATTTTGATAAAGAAGGCTGGTTGTATTTTACGAAGGAATTCTTCGATATGTTCTACCCCAGTTATGGCGATACGTACCCGACTTACAATGGTGCTATCGGTATGACTTATGAGCAGGGTGGTGGCGGAAGAGCAGGTCTCGCCGGACTTAAACAGGATGGTGATACCCTGACTTTATCCCAGCGTATTGCACATCACCGCACTACAGGTTTATCTACCATAGAAATCGCTTCACAGCAGTCATCGCAACTGCTGAATGAATATTCCCGATACTTCTACGAGGCTGTTCATACACCGGAAGGACCTTATCAGTCGTATGTTATCAAGGCGGCAGGTAATAATGAAAAACTGGCCAGTCTGGGCGTATTGCTTAACAGAAACGGTATTCGCTTCGGATATGGCGCCGGTGTTGCAAAAGCCATAGGTTTTAACTATTTCAACGGTAAAACGGAAAGCTTTACAATCGATAAAGAAGACATGGTGATCAGTGCTGCACAGGCAAGGTCTAATCTGCTGAAAGTATTGTTTGAACCAGATTCCCGTCTGACAGACTCCGTGACCTATGATATTACAGCATGGTCCTTACCTTATGCTTACGGTTTGCAGACTTACGCCTTACGTCAGTCCCTGACGCCGGCAAAAGATAGTTTACAGGTGACTGTCAATACCGCCCTGGCAGCTGTTCGTCCATACGCTTATCTCGCACGCTGGAACAGTATCAAAGATGTACGTTTTCTTTCTGCATTGCTGCAAAAGAAGATCCGTGTAAGATATGCGGAAGGAGCGTTTATGGCGGGAGGCAAAAACTTCCCTGCCGGTACCTTGATTATCACCCGCTCCGGTAACGAGGCGGCTAACGGACAGTTTGACGAACAGGTTGTGCTTCTGGCGGATACCTATAAAACGACCCTGGATGCTGTTACCACTGGTTTTGTAGAAAAAGGGGTGGACTTCGGTTCTGAGAAGGTACGTTTCATCAAACCCGTCAGAATTGCCGTAGCAATGGGAGAAGGTGTTTCCTCGCTCGCCGCCGGTGAAGTATGGCATTTCTTCGAACAGCAGATCAATTATCCGCTGACTGTCGTGGATGTAAAACAATTGCCCAACGTGAACTGGAAAGCACTTGATGTGTTGATCCTGCCGGATGGCAACTACCGGTACCTGGCTGATAAAGACTTTGCGAATAAGCTCCGCGACTGGGTAACAGGTGGCGGTAAACTGATCGTCATGCAGGATGCACTGGCACAGATCGCCGGACTGGATTGGGGGATTCACCAGAAAAAGCTGGAGGAAGAAAAGGACGAAAAGAAAGACGAATATGCGCTCCTGAAATCGTACGCCAACCGTGAACGTGAGGGCGTAAAACAGCTCATTCCAGGCGCTATTTATAAGGTGCAGCTGGATAATACGCATCCGCTGGCATTTGGCTTTCCTTCGGTTTATTATACCCTTAAACAGGACAGCAGAATATACGAGTACCTGGAAGAAGGAGGCTGGAACGTTGGCATTATCAAAAAAGACAATTACCTGAGTGGTTTCGTAGGCACAGAGATGCGTAAGAAGCTGAAAGATGGGCTGATCTTCGGTGTGAAAGAAATGGGAGAGGGGAAGATTGTGCTGATGGCAGATGATCCTTTATTCAGAAGCTTCTGGGAGAATGGTAAACTGTTGTTTGGCAATGCGCTGTTTATGGTGTGGTAG